Proteins from a single region of Lysinibacillus sp. JNUCC-52:
- the leuD gene encoding 3-isopropylmalate dehydratase small subunit, whose product MEPINIVNSVITPLDRKNVDTDQIISKEFLKRIERTGFGQYLFYHWRFDAQGNEVQDFVLNKAEFKNSKILVAQDNFGCGSSREHAPWAILDYGFNVIIAPSFADIFHNNCFKNGILPIKLTEAECDEILEKGLTKPYHVEVNLEAQTVTGEDGKVYTFTIDSYYKETLLNGWDEIALTIKYEDQIAAYEAQRVAY is encoded by the coding sequence ATGGAACCAATTAATATTGTAAATAGTGTTATTACACCACTTGATCGTAAAAATGTTGATACAGATCAAATTATATCGAAAGAATTTTTAAAACGAATTGAACGTACAGGCTTTGGTCAATACTTGTTTTATCACTGGCGCTTTGATGCACAAGGAAATGAAGTGCAAGACTTTGTCTTAAATAAAGCTGAATTTAAAAACTCTAAAATTTTAGTTGCTCAAGATAATTTTGGTTGTGGCTCTTCTCGTGAGCATGCACCATGGGCCATTTTAGATTATGGCTTTAATGTAATCATTGCACCATCGTTTGCAGACATTTTCCATAATAACTGCTTTAAAAATGGTATTTTACCTATTAAGCTAACAGAAGCAGAGTGCGACGAAATTTTAGAAAAAGGTTTAACAAAGCCTTATCATGTTGAAGTAAATTTAGAAGCACAAACTGTAACGGGCGAAGATGGTAAAGTTTATACATTTACTATCGACTCATATTATAAAGAAACATTATTAAATGGCTGGGATGAAATTGCCCTAACAATTAAGTATGAAGATCAAATTGCTGCATATGAAGCGCAGCGTGTAGCCTACTAA
- the rbsK gene encoding ribokinase gives MITVIGSLNMDLVIQMTNFPQQGETVLGKAFRTSPGGKGANQAIAAARLGSEVTMVGCVGNDDFGNTLRTVLEQEHVNTNTLMSASEPTGVANILVHDHDNRIIVVPGANYKLNPSHLDAVKDVIEQSKIVILQLEIPKETTAYALELCKDANVPVLLNPAPAANFDMQWMEDITYITPNEIECAQLFGDNIDSILEKYPNKMIVTLGSDGARYFDGEYPIHVPGYMTKAVDTTGAGDTFNGALAYALTAGQSLDEAVYFANIAASLSVEKLGAQGGMPTLSQVYARMAGFDE, from the coding sequence ATGATAACCGTAATTGGTAGTTTAAATATGGATTTAGTAATACAAATGACTAATTTTCCTCAGCAAGGAGAAACAGTACTTGGTAAAGCATTTCGAACGAGCCCAGGTGGAAAAGGTGCGAATCAGGCAATAGCCGCTGCACGTTTAGGCAGTGAAGTAACAATGGTTGGTTGCGTAGGCAATGATGACTTTGGTAATACATTACGAACAGTTTTAGAGCAGGAGCATGTAAATACGAATACGCTTATGTCAGCTTCAGAGCCTACGGGTGTAGCTAATATTTTAGTTCATGATCATGATAATCGCATTATTGTTGTACCAGGTGCAAATTATAAGTTGAATCCGTCCCATTTAGATGCAGTTAAAGACGTGATAGAGCAGAGCAAAATCGTAATTTTACAGCTAGAAATTCCAAAAGAAACGACGGCATATGCATTGGAATTATGTAAAGATGCTAATGTGCCAGTATTATTAAACCCAGCACCAGCAGCGAATTTTGATATGCAATGGATGGAGGATATCACATATATTACACCGAATGAAATAGAGTGTGCCCAGTTATTTGGAGACAATATTGATAGCATACTAGAAAAATATCCGAATAAGATGATTGTTACATTAGGAAGTGATGGCGCGCGTTACTTTGATGGAGAATATCCTATACATGTGCCTGGCTATATGACAAAAGCAGTAGATACAACAGGAGCAGGCGACACATTTAACGGTGCACTTGCTTATGCATTAACAGCGGGGCAATCTTTGGATGAAGCTGTTTATTTTGCAAATATAGCGGCATCACTTTCTGTGGAGAAATTAGGCGCACAAGGCGGTATGCCAACACTTAGCCAAGTGTATGCGCGAATGGCGGGTTTTGACGAATAG
- a CDS encoding dynamin family protein, whose protein sequence is MTNIDTTPIDYTASANNILPQFVDRLRQLHSIIVQNTYVKDTAKHLNRIIQDANNETMVLIVGKQRVGKTTLVNGLLGRSILPVSDQNPTGVNTFLRYGENEEVKAYFLDGMVAIFDMSKLELLTTGDTFASQILREHLDYLEVYIKHDLLKSVTIIDSVSLEAGGGEMAYFSESLINRVDEIFWVLRSQSMAIDAEILLMEALKNKGVVPLCIVNAIDKDNNTEAFISAEKERIGHLISDFVPVSAVDALEAQRTENKELWHQSQYDHLIAQIQRVAMNSDKKTYAIIIRFLQWLERFRFELTVIPQRDPFQSAVENIEKVAGDSQYEFSRYQRDLAIVQEYEQEYGQVANVFKNVQTLYQLLQTISQNDYLQDDYVEQFTEKAIVYQQALREYRNMHNEYMREYERLDAQHKKIHGKGLMKAIFGQHTQNEFFKERVLRLNEQQEECVSQYAKVREAEASIMDEMQTVQSYLIGLSKQRLARIEKRVKELNQQRAKEKKQLKLYAAKLNEFSCLIEAQGFIKDNIQPFLMEDSMPLRIKDQQMLKETIDSIIDIDLSKNGLLARSQMNNKMESIEIPFEVHSKYPLQELRLAETDVKSNDIPAIPNKLEIQYEA, encoded by the coding sequence ATGACGAATATTGACACTACGCCAATCGACTATACAGCCTCAGCGAATAATATTTTGCCACAGTTTGTGGATCGTTTACGTCAACTGCACAGCATTATTGTACAAAATACATATGTAAAAGATACAGCTAAGCACTTAAACCGTATAATCCAAGATGCAAACAACGAAACAATGGTACTTATAGTCGGGAAACAGCGGGTAGGAAAAACAACACTTGTGAACGGACTTCTTGGTCGTTCTATTTTACCTGTTAGCGATCAAAATCCGACAGGGGTTAATACGTTTTTACGTTACGGTGAAAATGAGGAAGTAAAGGCGTATTTCTTAGACGGTATGGTGGCAATATTTGATATGAGTAAGCTAGAATTACTCACTACTGGAGATACTTTTGCATCACAAATTTTACGTGAACATTTAGATTATCTAGAAGTATATATAAAACATGATTTATTGAAATCTGTTACAATTATTGACTCTGTGTCTTTAGAAGCAGGTGGGGGAGAAATGGCCTATTTCTCTGAATCTTTAATAAATCGTGTGGATGAAATTTTCTGGGTGCTACGCTCGCAGTCAATGGCAATCGATGCTGAAATTTTATTAATGGAAGCTTTAAAAAATAAAGGGGTAGTCCCTCTTTGTATTGTAAATGCAATCGATAAAGATAATAATACAGAGGCGTTTATAAGCGCTGAAAAAGAACGAATTGGTCATTTAATTAGCGACTTTGTTCCTGTTTCGGCAGTAGATGCACTTGAAGCACAACGAACTGAAAATAAAGAGTTATGGCATCAAAGTCAATATGATCATTTAATTGCGCAAATTCAACGGGTTGCGATGAATAGTGATAAAAAAACGTACGCTATTATTATTCGTTTTTTACAATGGCTAGAACGTTTCCGTTTCGAATTAACAGTTATACCACAACGTGATCCATTCCAATCAGCCGTTGAAAATATAGAAAAGGTCGCTGGAGATTCACAATATGAATTTTCACGTTATCAGCGTGATTTGGCGATTGTACAAGAATACGAACAAGAATATGGACAAGTAGCAAATGTATTCAAAAATGTACAAACGTTGTATCAGCTCTTACAAACGATTTCTCAAAATGATTATTTACAAGATGATTACGTAGAACAGTTTACTGAAAAGGCAATAGTCTACCAACAAGCTTTACGTGAATATCGAAATATGCACAACGAATATATGCGAGAATATGAGCGCTTAGATGCGCAACATAAAAAAATTCATGGCAAAGGACTTATGAAAGCCATCTTTGGCCAACATACCCAAAATGAATTTTTCAAAGAGCGTGTTTTGCGCTTAAATGAACAGCAAGAAGAATGTGTTTCTCAATATGCGAAAGTACGTGAAGCGGAAGCCTCAATTATGGACGAAATGCAAACAGTTCAAAGCTATTTGATTGGGTTATCGAAACAGCGTCTAGCTCGAATAGAAAAAAGAGTTAAAGAGCTTAACCAACAACGTGCCAAAGAAAAAAAACAACTAAAATTATATGCGGCTAAATTAAATGAGTTTTCATGTTTAATTGAAGCACAAGGATTTATTAAAGATAATATCCAACCATTTTTAATGGAGGATAGTATGCCACTTCGCATAAAAGATCAACAAATGCTGAAAGAAACAATCGACAGTATTATTGATATAGATTTATCGAAAAATGGCCTACTTGCTAGAAGTCAGATGAACAATAAAATGGAAAGTATAGAGATTCCTTTTGAAGTTCACAGTAAATACCCTCTACAAGAATTACGCCTTGCAGAGACGGATGTTAAATCCAACGATATTCCAGCAATACCAAATAAATTAGAAATTCAATATGAAGCATAG